A portion of the Stigmatella aurantiaca DW4/3-1 genome contains these proteins:
- the ureG gene encoding urease accessory protein UreG produces the protein MHDDDHRGHGHDDHDHTHEEMDHPGHFHEREPRQLRDFASRSFTIGIGGPVGSGKTALVLALCRALRDGYRLGVVTNDIFTKEDAEFLVRNKALSPERIKAVETGGCPHAAIREDISHNLLALEELMEELKPQLLIVESGGDNLAAQYSRELADYTIYVIDVAGGDKVPRKGGPGITQSDLLIINKTDLAPHVGADLSVMDRDARKMRGDGPFVFTQVTKGVGLQEVIDHILGAWRKATGSA, from the coding sequence ATGCACGACGATGACCACCGCGGCCACGGCCATGACGATCACGACCACACCCACGAGGAGATGGACCACCCGGGACACTTCCACGAGCGCGAGCCGCGCCAGCTGCGCGACTTCGCCTCGCGGTCCTTCACCATCGGCATCGGGGGGCCCGTGGGCAGCGGGAAGACGGCGCTGGTGCTGGCGCTGTGCCGCGCGCTGAGGGATGGCTACCGGCTGGGCGTGGTGACCAACGACATCTTCACCAAGGAGGATGCCGAGTTCCTGGTCCGCAACAAGGCGCTGTCTCCCGAGCGCATCAAGGCGGTGGAGACGGGAGGATGCCCCCACGCGGCCATCCGCGAGGACATCAGCCACAACCTGCTGGCGCTCGAGGAGCTCATGGAAGAGCTCAAGCCGCAACTGCTCATCGTGGAGAGCGGCGGCGACAACCTGGCGGCGCAGTACAGCCGCGAGTTGGCGGACTACACGATCTACGTCATCGATGTGGCGGGCGGCGACAAGGTGCCGCGCAAGGGCGGACCGGGCATCACCCAGTCGGACCTGTTGATCATCAACAAGACAGACCTCGCACCCCACGTGGGCGCGGACCTCTCGGTCATGGACCGCGATGCGCGGAAGATGCGCGGCGACGGGCCCTTCGTCTTCACCCAGGTCACGAAGGGCGTGGGGCTCCAAGAGGTCATCGACCACATCCTCGGGGCGTGGCGCAAGGCAACGGGCTCGGCCTGA
- a CDS encoding urease accessory protein UreF: protein MGVSWRVLQLADSGFPTGGFAHSGGLEAALQQGEVRGREGLERFARELLWQTGHGALPVLGAAHREPSSLPTLDARMEAFLTNHVANRASRTQGRAFLGTCARIFPGPVGPVQQTVRKAGLRFHHAPLFGAVLRALEVERLEAQQLFLSLTLRGTLSAAVRLGMVGTHESHQLQHQCAPLLDEVFAACSELGAEAMSQTSPLMDLLSATHDRLYSRLFLS, encoded by the coding sequence ATGGGCGTCTCCTGGCGGGTGCTCCAGCTGGCGGACTCAGGCTTTCCCACCGGGGGCTTCGCGCACTCGGGGGGGCTGGAGGCGGCGCTGCAACAGGGTGAGGTGCGCGGCCGCGAAGGGCTGGAGCGCTTCGCACGGGAGCTGCTCTGGCAGACGGGGCATGGTGCCCTGCCCGTCCTGGGTGCCGCCCACCGTGAGCCCTCCTCGCTCCCAACGCTGGATGCCCGGATGGAGGCATTCCTCACCAACCACGTGGCCAACCGGGCGAGCCGCACCCAAGGGCGGGCGTTCCTGGGCACGTGCGCGCGCATCTTCCCCGGGCCCGTGGGCCCCGTGCAGCAAACCGTCCGGAAGGCGGGGTTGCGCTTCCACCATGCTCCCCTCTTCGGCGCGGTGCTGCGCGCCTTGGAGGTGGAGCGGCTCGAGGCCCAGCAGCTCTTTCTGTCCCTGACCCTGCGGGGGACGCTCTCCGCGGCGGTCCGGCTGGGCATGGTGGGCACCCACGAGTCCCACCAGCTCCAGCACCAGTGCGCCCCTTTGTTGGATGAGGTCTTCGCGGCCTGTTCCGAGCTGGGCGCCGAGGCGATGAGCCAGACCTCTCCACTGATGGACCTGCTCAGCGCCACACACGATCGACTCTATTCACGGCTCTTTCTTTCCTGA
- the ureC gene encoding urease subunit alpha, producing the protein MSKSIPRADYGALYGPTTGDRVRLGDTGLLAQVEKDHTAYGDECIFGGGKVLREGMGQNAGVGDADALDCVVTSALIIDWTGVYKADIGIKAGRIVGIGKAGNPDVMPVTPGMVVGVTTEVISAEGLIVTAGGIDTHIHFICPQQADEALASGITTWVGGGTGPATGTKATTCTPGAWNIHRMLEATDTLPLNIGLTGKGNTSMRAGLLEQIAAGAVGLKLHEDWGTSPAAIDTCLGVAEEEDVQVTIHTDTLNEGGSVDDSIAAFKGRTIHTYHSEGAGGGHAPDIIRVCGEPNVVPSSTNPTRPYTVNTLAEHLDMLMVCHHLKKDIPEDLAFANSRIRGGTIAAEDVLNDMGAISMISSDSQAMGRVGEVINRTWQTAHKMREQRGRLPEETADNDNFRIRRYVAKYTINPAIAHGMSHEVGSVETGKLADLVLWKPAFFGMRPELVIKGGFVAWSQMGDPGAAIPTPQPAFMRPMFGAMGRARGATSIAFVSARSLAAGGLVRELGLTKRLSAVQRCRKIGKVDMKLNDALPNLSVVSDEFKVYMDKKLLMVEPAARLPLAQLYSLF; encoded by the coding sequence ATGAGCAAGTCCATCCCTCGTGCGGATTACGGTGCTTTGTATGGTCCCACCACGGGCGATCGCGTCCGGCTGGGAGACACCGGGTTGCTGGCCCAGGTGGAGAAGGACCACACCGCCTATGGCGACGAGTGCATCTTCGGCGGCGGCAAGGTGCTGCGCGAAGGCATGGGCCAGAACGCCGGCGTGGGCGACGCGGACGCCCTGGACTGCGTCGTCACCAGCGCGCTCATCATCGATTGGACGGGCGTCTACAAGGCGGACATCGGCATCAAGGCGGGGCGCATTGTCGGCATCGGCAAGGCGGGCAACCCCGACGTGATGCCGGTGACCCCCGGCATGGTGGTGGGCGTCACCACCGAGGTCATCTCCGCCGAAGGGCTCATCGTCACCGCGGGCGGCATCGACACGCACATCCACTTCATCTGCCCGCAGCAGGCGGACGAGGCGCTCGCCAGCGGCATCACCACCTGGGTGGGCGGCGGCACGGGGCCTGCCACGGGCACCAAGGCCACCACCTGCACGCCCGGCGCGTGGAACATTCACCGGATGCTCGAGGCCACGGACACGCTGCCGCTCAACATCGGCCTCACGGGCAAGGGCAACACCTCCATGCGGGCGGGCCTGCTGGAGCAGATCGCCGCGGGGGCGGTGGGCCTGAAGCTGCACGAGGACTGGGGAACGTCTCCCGCCGCCATCGACACCTGCCTGGGCGTGGCCGAGGAAGAGGACGTCCAGGTCACCATCCACACGGACACGCTCAACGAGGGCGGCTCCGTGGATGACTCCATCGCCGCCTTCAAGGGCCGCACCATCCACACCTACCACTCGGAGGGCGCGGGGGGCGGTCACGCGCCGGACATCATCCGCGTGTGCGGCGAGCCCAACGTGGTGCCGAGCTCGACGAACCCGACGCGCCCCTACACGGTGAACACGCTGGCCGAGCACCTGGACATGCTCATGGTGTGTCACCACCTGAAGAAGGACATCCCCGAGGATCTGGCCTTCGCCAACAGCCGCATCCGGGGCGGGACCATCGCCGCGGAGGACGTGCTGAACGACATGGGGGCCATCAGCATGATCTCCTCGGACAGCCAGGCCATGGGCCGGGTGGGCGAGGTCATCAACCGCACCTGGCAGACCGCGCACAAGATGCGGGAGCAGCGCGGGCGGCTGCCCGAGGAGACGGCCGACAACGACAACTTCCGGATCCGCCGCTACGTCGCCAAGTACACCATCAACCCGGCCATCGCCCACGGCATGTCACACGAGGTTGGTTCGGTGGAGACGGGCAAGCTGGCGGACCTGGTGCTGTGGAAGCCGGCCTTCTTCGGCATGCGCCCAGAGCTGGTCATCAAGGGCGGCTTCGTCGCCTGGTCCCAGATGGGAGACCCCGGGGCCGCCATTCCCACGCCCCAGCCCGCCTTCATGCGGCCGATGTTCGGCGCCATGGGCCGGGCCAGGGGGGCCACGAGCATCGCCTTCGTCTCGGCGCGTTCCCTGGCGGCAGGCGGACTGGTGCGGGAGCTGGGCCTGACCAAGCGCCTCTCCGCGGTGCAGCGGTGCCGGAAGATCGGCAAGGTGGACATGAAGCTCAACGATGCGCTGCCCAACCTGAGCGTGGTCTCGGACGAGTTCAAGGTGTACATGGACAAGAAGCTGCTCATGGTGGAACCCGCGGCGCGCTTGCCCCTCGCTCAGCTCTATTCGCTGTTCTGA
- the ureA gene encoding urease subunit gamma — MHLSPRDIEKLMLHQAGFLAQKRLARGLQLNYPEAVALIATQLLEFIRDGQMSVPELMDLGRKLLGRAQVMEGVPEMVSEVQVEGTFPDGTKLVSVPHPIELEQGDMSLALYGSFLPVLPLRWPQERSTKEARLAPGQVLFQSEPIEINPGREAISLKVVNRGDRPIQVGSHYHFIETNKDLVFDRARAYGRRLDIKAGTAERFEKDQTKTVWLVPIAGDQVIRGGNGLASGPVTPENLKRAMEQVIARGFGHQEEK, encoded by the coding sequence ATGCACCTGTCGCCGCGTGACATCGAGAAGCTGATGTTGCACCAAGCGGGCTTCCTGGCTCAGAAACGTCTGGCGCGGGGGCTGCAACTCAACTACCCCGAGGCGGTGGCGCTCATCGCCACCCAGTTGCTCGAGTTCATCCGCGATGGCCAGATGAGCGTGCCCGAGCTGATGGACCTGGGGCGCAAGCTGCTGGGCCGCGCGCAGGTGATGGAGGGCGTGCCGGAGATGGTCTCGGAGGTCCAGGTCGAGGGGACCTTCCCGGATGGCACCAAGCTGGTGTCGGTGCCGCACCCCATCGAGCTCGAGCAAGGGGATATGTCATTGGCCCTCTACGGCAGCTTCCTGCCGGTGCTGCCGCTGCGCTGGCCGCAGGAGCGCTCCACGAAAGAGGCGCGGTTGGCGCCGGGCCAGGTGCTCTTCCAGTCCGAGCCCATCGAGATCAACCCGGGCCGGGAAGCCATCAGCCTGAAAGTGGTCAACCGCGGGGACCGTCCCATCCAGGTGGGCAGCCACTACCACTTCATCGAGACGAACAAGGACCTCGTGTTCGACCGGGCCCGGGCGTATGGGCGGCGGCTGGACATCAAGGCGGGCACGGCGGAGCGCTTCGAGAAAGACCAGACCAAGACGGTCTGGTTGGTGCCCATCGCGGGCGACCAGGTGATTCGAGGCGGCAATGGGTTGGCCTCGGGCCCCGTGACGCCCGAGAACTTGAAGCGCGCCATGGAGCAGGTGATTGCCCGCGGGTTTGGGCACCAGGAGGAGAAATGA
- a CDS encoding urease accessory protein UreD — protein MRLLTPRNHGHAAWVYTSLFGDGLVDGDHLSLEMRVAAGATALLSSRGNTRIYRSPQGCRSVLSAQVEKGALLVLVPDPTTCYAGARFEQHQDIHLAPGASLILMDLVTTGRRATGERWDFAHFSSALRVSREGRALFDERWLLDPAQGALSERLGRFDALGTVLLVGPASAAAREALAERLGTLPVTPGAPLVCSASPIGSDGLVLRAAATSPELLMHTATDWLSFLPALLGDDPWAHGN, from the coding sequence ATGCGGTTGCTGACACCGCGCAACCACGGGCATGCCGCCTGGGTCTACACCAGCCTGTTCGGCGACGGCCTGGTGGATGGCGACCACCTCTCCTTGGAGATGCGCGTGGCCGCGGGCGCCACCGCCCTCCTGTCCAGCCGGGGCAACACCCGGATCTACCGCTCACCCCAGGGCTGCCGGAGCGTGCTGTCCGCCCAGGTGGAAAAGGGGGCCTTGCTCGTGCTGGTCCCGGATCCCACCACGTGCTACGCGGGCGCCCGGTTCGAGCAACACCAGGACATCCACTTGGCCCCCGGCGCCTCGCTCATCCTGATGGACCTCGTCACCACGGGCCGCCGCGCCACCGGCGAGCGCTGGGACTTCGCCCACTTCTCCTCTGCGCTCCGTGTCTCCCGGGAAGGCCGCGCGTTGTTCGACGAGCGGTGGCTGCTTGATCCTGCCCAGGGAGCGCTCTCCGAGCGGCTGGGCCGGTTCGATGCGTTGGGAACCGTGCTCCTGGTCGGGCCCGCGTCCGCCGCCGCCCGGGAGGCGCTCGCCGAACGCTTGGGCACCCTGCCCGTCACCCCAGGCGCTCCGCTCGTCTGCTCCGCCAGTCCCATCGGAAGCGATGGGCTGGTCCTCCGGGCGGCAGCCACCTCTCCCGAGTTGCTGATGCACACGGCCACGGACTGGCTGTCTTTTCTGCCCGCCCTGCTGGGCGATGACCCCTGGGCTCACGGCAACTGA